The Haloarcula halophila nucleotide sequence CGACCACGTCAGCCGCGTCGTCTTCCCGGCATTTTCGCTGGATCGTGGGGACGGCTGCGAGATCCACGAGAACGCCTACTGGGACTTACAGACGTATCTGGGGCTTCGCGAGCGGCTGGCTGCTAACGAGGGCGCTCGTAGCTTCACCTACGAGTCAACTCGAAACCGGACGCCGTTAGGTCACGCCCATCGCGAGCAGATTCGTAATCTCTCGGTATCAGAGACTCGCGAGATGTACCGACAGGCCGTCAACACGCTCCTGAGCGAAGTCGAGGAGACAGAGGAGTTCTTCCGAGCCGGAATCATCGCCATCGATATCACCGAGGCCAACCCCTTCACCGGTGATAGAACGGGCCACGAAGACGAAATCATCGGGACGAAGGAGAAGACCGACGAGTACGCCTACCAATGGGCGACAGTCCAGTTGGTCGGCAACGCTATCCCACTCGTGCTTGATGCCCGCCCGGTACGGAAAGGCGAGTCACGCAAGGAGATTGTCGGGGATTTGCTGGATTCAGCTGAAGAGCTCGTCCACGTCGATAACGTGCTGATGGACCGAGAGTTCGATAGTCAGCACGTCCTGGAGATGCTTAGCCAGCGTGGCTTGTCGTATGTCGTGCCGAAGCGGATGCAGACCAGCGAGAAAGCCCAAGCCAAGCGATTACTCCAGCGGGACCAAGGCCGGTATGAAACCGACCGGAAGCTCCATCTGGGCAAGAACGAGTGGCACGAAACGACGCTGGTCTACCGCCGAGATGAAGACTCCAAGCACGACGATCACCGGCAGTACTCGGTGTTAATAACGAATTGCGGGAGTGGGCACCTCACGGAGTATGTCTATCGCTGGGAGATCGAGAGTGGGTACAGGTCGATTAAACGGTTCATGGCAGCGACGACGTCGAAGGATTTCGGGCTTCGATTCTTCTACTTCGCGTTTGCGTGTCTTCTGTACTCGATCTGGCGCGCTGTTGATCTGCTCGTGCAGGTTGAGTTAACTGGTGAGTACGAACATTCGCCGATCGTAACAGCCGACAATACGCTGACACTGCTGAAGAAGGAGACTGGAATCGGGTAGAGAGACACACTGTCTAGGTTAGCGCGCCGTCTGAGTGGCTACACTGTTGGAAGTCGCGAAAATTCGCCCATACGATTGGGAATATGACAGGAATGGTCGCTTGGGGAGTGATTTGAGGTGGTTTGCGCTGACTGAATCGGCCAAATTCACGCATCAAAGCCCCGCTAAATCCGGTGTAGTCTCAACTTCAGGAGTTGCACTTTCTGTATAGCGTTATATAGTTTATAGACCTGGATTTCAGTTCTTCGGGCGGCGTAGCGGGTGTTTTCAGGGGTTCTTACTATTCCCCGTGTTACTGCACATTACTGCGATAATGTGCTGTGGATTGGAGGGGGATGCCGCCCTCGGGGAACCACGACTGCTGTAACCTGACGCTGTCAGGCTTCGACCCACTCGCTACTGAGCTCGTACCGCGTGACATCCTCGGTGTCGATAGTGAGGGGGAACTCCAGGGACGTCGACTCCCCGACGTCGACCGGCTGGACCAGTTGTCTACCGGCCTCGTGGAGCGTCTCGCCGGCATCATCCAGAAACGTACAGGTGATGTTCGGGACTTGGCCGTCCGGTGTGATCTGTTCGTCGCCGCCGTTCTCTGCGGTAACGTCGACGTAGACGCGGGTTCCGGAGGGCGTCGCCTGCGTCGTGTACTCGTGAGAGAAGACCAGGGGCGTCTCGTTCGACGCCACCTGGCCGTCGATCCGTGACCCGGAGCAACCGGCCAGCAGTGTCCCCGTTCCTGCTCCCAGCGTCCCGAGGAACCTCCGTCGGTGCATATTTCGGTTGGAGCGAGGTCGGACCTCAATGTATCGTCCGTAGAGTCCGGACTCGGGGATCACACGCGGCGCTCGGTGGCGGGTATCCGCTCGACCAGCGCCTCCAGGTCCGGCACCTCGAAGGTCGGTTCGGTCGTGAGTGTCACGTCCGCGGCGTGGTCGCGACGCAGGTAGGCAGCGTCGATGCCGGCCCGCTGTGCGGCGACCACGTCTTTCTCCGAGTCCCCGACGTACAGGGCGTTCTCGGCACCCAACTCCGCCAGCGCCGTCTCGACGTAATCCGGTTCGGGCTTGCGCGCGGCGGCTCCCGCCAGCGTAGGCCGGCGTCCGTGCGCGACCTCGAACGCCGGCAGGTCGTGGTAGGCCAGGAGGAACTCGATGGTGGCGTGCTGGTTGTTGCTCACCAGACCGAGCGGGCACCCGATCCCGTCAAGGGCGGCTACGTCGTCGTAGACGGGTTTGCCGCGGTCCCGGACGTGGGCCTGCTGGGCGAGGCTGGCGGTGAGTTCACGGTAGTGCCAGAACGCCTCGGGGTCGATACCGTGGTCGCGGGCCGTCTCGGCCGGGACGATATCCT carries:
- a CDS encoding transposase, which gives rise to MCSTPVSRRTVFRRIAQRQYGEWPAYNSTPLYDRTSLAGLESDIRTVSETWFDHDSHDSVEGFVCALPLAYFRFSAHDRYAGPTRYQMATLFRVFVLQECHGWEHETALVDYLGNRPDLCEQLGFGTIPDQSTLWRSWHERFTPDLRETVETAARTILIKAQNAGVGVPREPTRKLRYHGNESGESDPDNQTTLEQAEKVTDHVSRVVFPAFSLDRGDGCEIHENAYWDLQTYLGLRERLAANEGARSFTYESTRNRTPLGHAHREQIRNLSVSETREMYRQAVNTLLSEVEETEEFFRAGIIAIDITEANPFTGDRTGHEDEIIGTKEKTDEYAYQWATVQLVGNAIPLVLDARPVRKGESRKEIVGDLLDSAEELVHVDNVLMDREFDSQHVLEMLSQRGLSYVVPKRMQTSEKAQAKRLLQRDQGRYETDRKLHLGKNEWHETTLVYRRDEDSKHDDHRQYSVLITNCGSGHLTEYVYRWEIESGYRSIKRFMAATTSKDFGLRFFYFAFACLLYSIWRAVDLLVQVELTGEYEHSPIVTADNTLTLLKKETGIG
- a CDS encoding HAD family hydrolase, translated to MTDRYESVVFDCDGVLVEPTDTAVLVDAVVDAFDAFGVDVDRSVARRSVTEDIVPAETARDHGIDPEAFWHYRELTASLAQQAHVRDRGKPVYDDVAALDGIGCPLGLVSNNQHATIEFLLAYHDLPAFEVAHGRRPTLAGAAARKPEPDYVETALAELGAENALYVGDSEKDVVAAQRAGIDAAYLRRDHAADVTLTTEPTFEVPDLEALVERIPATERRV